The Natrinema versiforme genome segment TTCAATTCAGTGGTGTTGCGATACGGACGAAGGATGGAGCAGTAAGATTTACCCTGTTGCCGACCACGGCTACGACCATCCCTTCGCGCTGGATGGGTTCGATCTTTCTGAGCGTTTGAGCCACGGCGAACGCCACATCCGGCGTGGAAAGATGATCGACTGTGTATTCGATGGTTTCTTCGACGCGTTCCACCTCGAGCAGCTTCGTCGCGTACTGCTCGACTTGCCCTGCTGCCTTCGCTAGCCGCAGGAATTTGTCTGTTCGGTCGTTTCGCTCGAGGACGTCAAGGCATGCCACCGCAACGTCGTCGGCGTACCACGGTCACTCGCCCTCCCATAGGTCGGGCGTGTCTCTCGTATCGTCGAGGATACGCTGAAGCTGGCCATCTTCCCACCCGCGGTCCGCTGCAGCGGCCGCGGCACGAAATGGGGATTCGCTGTCGGGCCGAGTGCATGGTATCGTCAGTTCCGTGAACTCGTCTTGACCGCCACTGTCTACAACCTCGAACAAGCCATCAAAGAATGATCGCTACACTGTCCGTGGATTCAACAAGGCAGATTCGTCCGAAAACTAGATTCCCGACTACCACCTCGCGTTCGATCTCGACGAGCTACTATCCCATTTTCTGTGCCGTTCGAACGACAAGCGTTCCAGTGACGGCACCGATAACTGCAACGATGAACAGTGAGCTCGAGTAAAACAGCGCTACTGCTCCGGCGATGAGTAATGGTCGCGGCAATTCACCAGCCGGCACGCCAGCCATCATTGCAGTCAATCCGACCACAGAACCGATTCCAGGGACTATTTGCGCAAGTGCTGCCCCGATGGCTGCACCTCCAGCCAGAAGCGGAAATATTGGACCGCCTTTCCAGCCTGTCTCCAGCATCACGCTCACCAGCATAATTTTGGCGAGCCCAGCCACGAGCAACGCCTCGGCTGTGAGCGGAAGCCCAGCAAAGAGTGCACCGATAGCTTCCTGGCCTGAGAACAGTAATCTCGGCGCAACGGCTCCAGCGAACCCCAGAGCGAAACCTCCAACCGTTGATCGAATGAGGTGATTTTCCTCTCTTCGATGGGCTTGCAATCGATGTCGAAAGCGGAGGTACATCACGGAAACGAACCCTCCGAGTGCCCCAAAGAAAGCTGCCCCGATGAGACGCCATGTCGGATTTGTCGATCGGAACTCGGGGACAGTGTACCCGAAATGTAACCCGTTTCCAGCGGCTACTTTGAGAGTTGTGAGTCCGAGAGCAATCGCAGCAAGCCCCGGTATCCACCGCCACCATAGTGGAACCGGGAGGACGTCGCTCTTTCCGACGGGGTGATTGAGTCTGTCAGTCGCAGGAAAACAGAGATCTCGGAACGACGTACTCGTACCCGCGAGCGTCCCAGCCCACGCAGTACGCATCGCATGTTTCAGCCTCGCGAGAGCGTGTGAGCTCATCCCACCGCCGATCGCCATTAACGCAAGTTCGGGACCGAGACTCGCTCCGAAGGCAAGCGAGACCAGCGAATTTATCGCCCCTTTCGAGATTTCATCATGATCGACGGTCCCGCCACCGCGGATTTCGGCCAGTAATTCCTCGACGTCACCCGGATAGTCGCCGAGATGGATACGCCCGATCCCGAGCGTGATACCTCCGACAGTACAGACGAGAATTGTATACAGCGGGTGATTTGGCAACACTGTGATCACCTCTGGAATTGTTTTCCAGAGGAGAGACGTAACCCAGTAGAGAATGCGAAGGAATGCGCCCGTCATGAGCCCGATGACGGTAGCGAGACAGACTGCGAGAAGGACGACGCGGGAAAGGTTGCAAACCGCGAGCGAGATGGTGCGTCCTTGGTAGCCGTACCTCGATATATCAACCATCGCCGTGTAAGCTACTCTAACGGGATGGAGCAGGAATCAATTTCGTTTTGACTACGACCCGTCTTTAGAGCGATGCTATCCCTTTGCCTTCTGCGGATTCAACAGAGCCGTCTGCTGGATCGTAGGCATTGATGAGTGATTGAGCGTATTCCCAATCTGGGTTGTCTCCGAGCATTGGTTGCTTGAGAGTGGTATTCACCTCGTCAACGGTGTCCCAGTAAATATCGCGGAATCGATTATTGCTGCTTTGTTCACGTACATCTGTGAGGGCTGGGTCCACTGAGCAAGCTGGGTGAAGAGGTCTGAATCCCGACGTGGAATGAGTTGGTCTTCCGGTGTGATCGTTCAGAAGATAGCTCGGATGGAGCAACCATCACTTCCCGAACCGAACGCTAGCAAGGTGACCCTGTTGAAACTTCAGACACTAACAGAATCGGATAGTCTATCCGGCATTGGATAAAATTCTGTGTTTTCTTGTAATTGAATAGATATCGGATGAAATACAATAGAAGCTACACAATCATATACGATTTGATATTATGGCAAAATATTTTGTCAAGGGTATTCTGTAGAAGAGAACCCGTGAATGTTTCGTGTCGTTCGCAACTTAACAATCCACTTCCGCTCACAGTTTCGGAAGATGAGCTATTTTGGGAAATGTTCGAGTTGATTCTGCATCGTATCTATTCTATAGTCATTCAGTCATATGTGTGGAATTCGACTTCTTGCTCGAGAAGTTCGTCGGGAATCCCTGGAACTTCATCGGACCGGACTGGACCCTGTTCCTCGATGACGTCGAGATCGCGGGGAAATTCACGTAACTCGAAATGCAATGAAATACCAGCCTTTGCTCCTTCGCCCAATGCAATCGGGAGTTGATTATGCCCAGGTGTCAGGTCTCCCACTGCATAGACGCGATCGACTGTTGTCTGCCCGTGATCATCAACGACGACCGTCCCATCATCATTGATATCACAGTCGAGGTTGCGGGCTATACCGTTGTTGTACTCGGCACCGTACATGGCAAAACCACCCTTGTACTCGCGAACCATGCCGTCTTCGAACTCGAGGGCTGCTAACCAGCTATCTTTGTCGTTTTGAACGCCAGTGATGTCCTCGTGAATGATATCGATCGGATGGTTCGAGAGCATCGTTGCCGTCTTGTCGCTCCATTCAGGGCTATCATTGCGAGTGAGTAGATCGACATCGTCGGTGAAGTTCAGCATGATCGCAGCTACGTGTGCAGCGCTCTCCCCGTATCCCATGACGTAGACGGGTTCATCGACGAACATGTAGGCATCACAGTGCAAGCAGTAGTGGAGTCCACGGCCGGTCCGCGGTAGTGGCGGTTCTGGGCGGACATCGTTGAATCCCGTCGCGAGAACAACGTACTCTGTGCGATAGTCAGCATTGTTTCCGCAGAGACGGATCGAACCATCCTCATTGCTATCACAGGAGACGAGTAGATCAGTGTGAACATCGCACCCGTACTCCCGAAGTTGGTCTCTACCAACCGAGAGAAATTCGTTCCCGGATGTCTCCTCCGTGACACCCAGTAAATTGTGAACCTCTTGCATCATCGCTGCGCGTCCACC includes the following:
- a CDS encoding chloride channel protein — protein: MVDISRYGYQGRTISLAVCNLSRVVLLAVCLATVIGLMTGAFLRILYWVTSLLWKTIPEVITVLPNHPLYTILVCTVGGITLGIGRIHLGDYPGDVEELLAEIRGGGTVDHDEISKGAINSLVSLAFGASLGPELALMAIGGGMSSHALARLKHAMRTAWAGTLAGTSTSFRDLCFPATDRLNHPVGKSDVLPVPLWWRWIPGLAAIALGLTTLKVAAGNGLHFGYTVPEFRSTNPTWRLIGAAFFGALGGFVSVMYLRFRHRLQAHRREENHLIRSTVGGFALGFAGAVAPRLLFSGQEAIGALFAGLPLTAEALLVAGLAKIMLVSVMLETGWKGGPIFPLLAGGAAIGAALAQIVPGIGSVVGLTAMMAGVPAGELPRPLLIAGAVALFYSSSLFIVAVIGAVTGTLVVRTAQKMG
- a CDS encoding NAD(P)/FAD-dependent oxidoreductase codes for the protein MATDSTVHDYEVLVVGGGPAGMTAALYTTRLGHRTAVVDRGGGRAAMMQEVHNLLGVTEETSGNEFLSVGRDQLREYGCDVHTDLLVSCDSNEDGSIRLCGNNADYRTEYVVLATGFNDVRPEPPLPRTGRGLHYCLHCDAYMFVDEPVYVMGYGESAAHVAAIMLNFTDDVDLLTRNDSPEWSDKTATMLSNHPIDIIHEDITGVQNDKDSWLAALEFEDGMVREYKGGFAMYGAEYNNGIARNLDCDINDDGTVVVDDHGQTTVDRVYAVGDLTPGHNQLPIALGEGAKAGISLHFELREFPRDLDVIEEQGPVRSDEVPGIPDELLEQEVEFHTYD